One genomic window of Bacillus mycoides includes the following:
- a CDS encoding chorismate pyruvate-lyase family protein: MLVAENRKSELTYNVQAIKNILFSGDTSSILALEKLLNDTVQFDVLEQEVIDRQYIPKEAKNFFDKNGTFLYRVSNISYKDKVLSENLIFADTSFLPHTIKQELEDGNIPVEKLIEKMEVRRNVLYEGYQPSGNIIELFDGCSVSANVYPTRKYQIVRNCKCIFYICEVYHAENIQELLK, encoded by the coding sequence ATGTTAGTGGCGGAAAATAGAAAAAGCGAATTAACTTATAATGTACAAGCAATTAAAAATATTTTATTTTCTGGAGATACATCATCTATTCTTGCTTTAGAAAAGCTTTTGAATGATACAGTTCAATTTGATGTTCTAGAACAAGAGGTAATTGATAGACAGTACATTCCGAAAGAAGCAAAAAATTTCTTTGATAAAAACGGAACATTTCTTTACCGCGTATCTAATATTAGTTATAAAGATAAGGTGTTATCTGAAAATCTAATTTTTGCAGACACTTCGTTTTTACCCCATACTATAAAGCAAGAATTAGAGGATGGAAATATTCCAGTTGAAAAACTTATAGAAAAGATGGAAGTAAGAAGAAACGTATTATATGAAGGATATCAGCCATCTGGAAATATTATTGAATTGTTTGATGGATGTTCTGTTTCAGCGAATGTTTATCCAACTAGAAAATATCAAATTGTAAGGAACTGCAAATGTATATTTTATATTTGTGAAGTGTATCATGCAGAGAATATACAGGAACTGCTTAAATAA